One stretch of Phaeodactylum tricornutum CCAP 1055/1 chromosome 9, whole genome shotgun sequence DNA includes these proteins:
- a CDS encoding formin homology 2 containing protein (actin binding protein involved in actin nucleation), which produces MRLYNANTCTPAVTSSGTRSCFQRSEPRIQSLAVKVNNKPPPTTTQLDTQSLKLEAPTQRKVKEKFQSPIPSSHDEYHITRNPPHFLSRNTTADTSVSSGTFCGIFNRNSSRSFHFDVDGATCNDLDERCRGASSPFPSDFSASTLTTVSAFETYQDLLEKGHPPYQPIESAVSSSVEKSCLGQELIWPSPCRVRPRPRLSDVEPKDFGIEEIENVAARAKPNPDHKTPSQWKLHENCAFLPRNLAASVPEPKRTQSKKWNTFGASRRSNVDANNDMPDPQCLTPLTWVPFVTRFESSPASIEDSISTLFEPIEFPKDAPSKSMIVASPKPKGYFSKDRGRGVSGRDSFKGHRQKLHASDADSQTLEKAEDGILSRERIGGKVFQRIPGLSKCAKMTTPQIYSNRKYIAASSGYSETTGTFSVLDEQLHSPDLGAASLEQIFQKERLRKFQTNGKEMKQFKGKVDVEQKHSEIVVNLENQPTNYAHKSAFSATKKAVKAVPSSDDLEKANMLDLTNKGPSDKMIPDLPEKYTKMLKVGLSRAATENSMRRDGIDPDDFRPPETTSSKLLPTVAAKDPFRRFRIHWEAHTNVRSNTVWAMIGRDDQWLLNLAIDHDEMFTLFSETRDSAPHTRKPGQRKNNANAVKVIDSKRAKNGGIILARIRMSYKEIVRAIDSMDETALTLEQIKGIGFLVPTLEEREALKRHIERSGEELTTECEKFMSEIISVEDPARNLEAMLFMKKFPFCVLELKNGKKDEVKGHRWQPRLLNVSSRFTDAKTIQKVCDEILGASKLRRVLGVILRLGNELNQADVAAPKGAVDAVTVKSLSKLNQDKAFDQKMTFLQYAAQIIRENNEELLLFKDDMPSLKLAEKISWEESMQNVESIENSLTRLRKIALGRAEDDSAEKERGELPTENEFRVLQRTSIGRFIFNSYVEINSMYKEIEAAKSAFESLLNYFGEEATEPEVQHFLHFLFEFCNDFENAAERAVDKGNHYAKSERR; this is translated from the coding sequence ATGAGGCTTTACAACGCGAATACTTGCACTCCGGCCGTAACTTCAAGTGGAACACGATCATGCTTTCAAAGATCTGAACCTAGGATACAGTCGCTCGCGGTAAAAGTCAACAACAAGCCaccaccgacgacgactcaGCTGGATACACAATCACTCAAACTCGAAGCACCGACGCAAAGAAAGGTGAAGGAGAAGTTTCAAAGTCCAATACCGAGCTCACACGATGAATACCATATCACACGAAATCCTCCGCATTTTCTCTCTCGAAACACGACAGCTGACACATCAGTCAGTAGTGGTACCTTCTGCGGTATATTCAATCGAAACTCCTCCAGATCATTCCACTTCGATGTTGATGGTGCCACGTGCAATGACTTGGACGAACGTTGTCGAGGAGCTAGCTCGCCGTTTCCTTCAGATTTTAGTGCCTCAACTTTGACGACCGTCTCTGCCTTTGAAACGTACCAAgatcttttggaaaaagggcACCCTCCTTACCAACCAATTGAATCAGCGGTATCTAGTTCGGTTGAGAAGTCTTGTCTCGGGCAGGAACTCATCTGGCCGTCACCCTGCAGAGTCAGACCTCGTCCCCGTTTGAGTGATGTCGAACCAAAGGACTTTGGGATCGAAGAGATCGAAAACGTAGCGGCACGTGCAAAGCCCAATCCGGATCACAAGACTCCCTCGCAATGGAAGTTGCATGAAAATTGTGCCTTTCTTCCAAGAAACCTGGCTGCTTCGGTCCCAGAACCAAAAAGGACGCAATCAAAAAAATGGAATACTTTTGGTGCCAGCAGACGCTCCAATGTCGATGCAAACAACGACATGCCGGATCCTCAGTGCTTGACTCCGTTAACTTGGGTGCCATTTGTGACTCGTTTTGAGTCTTCTCCTGCTTCAATTGAGGATTCGATCTCTACTTTGTTTGAACCTATTGAATTTCCAAAGGATGCGCCTTCCAAGTCGATGATTGTGGCCAGTCCAAAGCCCAAAGGCTATTTTTCAAAGGATCGCGGGCGCGGTGTATCAGGGCGAGACAGCTTCAAGGGTCATCGTCAGAAGCTGCATGCGAGTGATGCCGACAGCCAAACGCTAGAAAAAGCTGAAGATGGCATTTTGTCTCGAGAACGAATAGGGGGGAAAGTGTTCCAGAGAATACCGGGACTCTCTAAGTGCGCAAAAATGACAACGCCCCAAATATACAGTAACCGAAAATATATTGCAGCATCCTCAGGGTATTCTGAGACAACAGGGACTTTTAGTGTGCTGGACGAACAGCTACATTCACCAGACTTGGGGGCCGCATCGTTAGAACAAATCTTTCAAAAAGAGCGATTAAGAAAGTTTCAGACAAACGGGAAAGAGATGAAGCAGTTCAAAGGAAAAGTCGATGTTGAACAAAAGCATTCGGAGATTGTAGTAAATTTGGAAAATCAGCCAACAAATTATGCGCACAAGTCAGCCTTTAGCGCCACAAAGAAAGCAGTGAAAGCTGTGCCTTCCAGCGACGATCTCGAGAAGGCAAATATGCTTGATCTTACAAATAAAGGACCTAGCGACAAGATGATTCCCGACTTGCCAGAAAAATACACAAAGATGTTGAAGGTCGGACTTTCCCGTGCAGCGACCGAGAACTCGATGCGACGGGACGGCATAGACCCTGACGACTTCCGGCCTCCGGAAACCACTTCATCGAAACTTTTACCCACAGTGGCAGCCAAAGATCCATTCCGACGCTTCCGTATACACTGGGAAGCGCATACAAATGTTCGATCGAATACTGTTTGGGCGATGATAGGAAGGGATGATCAATGGCTGCTCAACCTTGCAATTGATCACGACGAAATGTTTACATTATTCAGCGAGACGCGTGACTCAGCTCCTCACACCCGTAAACCAGGGCAAAGGAAAAACAATGCAAATGCGGTAAAAGTTATCGATTCGAAACGTGCAAAGAACGGTGGTATCATCCTTGCCAGGATCAGAATGAGCTATAAAGAAATTGTGAGAGCAATCGATTCCATGGACGAAACGGCGTTGACGCTAGAGCAGATAAAGGGCATTGGTTTCCTCGTGCCAACTTTGGAAGAACGAGAGGCGCTGAAGAGACACATCGAGCGTAGTGGCGAAGAGCTTACAACTGAGTGTGAGAAGTTTATGTCGGAAATTATTTCAGTAGAAGACCCCGCGAGAAATCTTGAGGCAATGCTTTTCATGAAGAAATTTCCTTTTTGTGTTCTTGAGCTGAAAAACGGTAAGAAAGATGAGGTGAAAGGGCATAGATGGCAGCCGCGTCTTCTCAACGTTTCTTCTCGTTTTACAGATGCAAAGACGATTCAGAAAGTATGCGACGAAATTTTAGGCGCTTCCAAGTTAAGGAGAGTGTTAGGTGTCATTTTGCGTCTCGGAAACGAGCTCAACCAAGCTGATGTAGCAGCTCCCAAAGGAGCAGTCGATGCAGTCACCGTGAAATCGCTTTCAAAACTTAATCAAGACAAAGCATTTGATCAAAAGATGACATTTCTACAGTACGCAGCACAGATTATTCGAGAGAACAATGAGGAATTGCTGCTTTTTAAAGACGATATGCCTTCGCTAAAACTGGCGGAAAAAATTTCTTGGGAGGAGTCCATGCAAAACGTTGAGTCAATTGAAAACAGCCTAACCAGGCTTCGAAAAATAGCCCTTGGACGCGCTGAAGATGACTCGGCTGAGAAAGAACGTGGCGAGCTTCCCACGGAAAATGAGTTCCGCGTCCTTCAACGTACATCAATTGGTCGTTTCATCTTCAATTCATACGTGGAGATAAATTCAATGTACAAAGAAATCGAAGCCGCCAAATCGGCCTTCGAATCTTTGTTGAACTATTTCGGCGAGGAAGCTACAGAACCAGAAGTACAGCATTTTCTTCATTTCCTCTTTGAATTTTGCAACGACTTCGAAAACGCCGCTGAGCGTGCCGTAGACAAAGGGAATCACTACGCAAAATCCGAGCGCCGGTGA
- a CDS encoding core alphafucosyltransferase (enzyme involved in N-glycan biosynthesis; 1,3), producing the protein MIRIPYAVSYLACSAPFIGNHSQWEGDPVAAISSAVIYHLKPTKEEGRIRACQRPVGNEVRHPIGKVSSIDVKTPTTFLDRKHTLTSINHARVFATAPTDALPLTDGKLVHLTDSNNPMVLSEAFVSVIKGLEASLQISLNLPTLRSCRWKGTDLTIHNVCDQAGSEQKNQRPKTVVYYNRFSQERIICGRSIPPNTHLQLDELCEEPSRLYAVLPDRTAKGLPPTTVRFNDPQRRKSATEFQPCDVPCFHAGEYRLVSQRTIDGTPWRFVFSMEGPHYFSSLFLDRSAYQIDRYYATTSFQSDVPLPYFSWSEYSIQKPMLDFDQAIPAALFLAQNCDSRNDREGIVRALRTSFRVDSLSSCLHNAEPPAGVDMDNKIQIQRHYLFYLAFENQNEDDYITEKLWSALESGTLPIYFGAPNVLEHVPENSVINVNDFDSIDALAAYLTKVSKDRALYELHHAWRLQPLPGAFHRKYDFTNVHGTCRMCRWAVAKRYGWGWNHANQTIVDVAVPRTICVDERGLLQQPLQESWTLKMNDVDTKLQPPKIRFQQESAKVKDSCNVGRDTATIVVGEKEDVFERLIVEQDGVLDIYLRMRTSVKSVRTSRESALLWQFRTPLQHGNATTFVFQTIEEGHMRLQDSTNRITFLTWPRVNVALASFVDGGDHRVIVQVPILPLLRLRVIVEDVDTFHPGAAALENYFGKTMKADFWNPVETFV; encoded by the exons ATGATTCGCATACCATACGCGGTTTCATATCTCGCATGCAGTGCTCCCTTTATCGGCAACCATTCCCAATGGGAAGGTGATCCAGTCGCAGCCATTTCATCCGCTGTTATCTACCATCTAAAGCCGACTAAAGAGGAAGGAAGAATACGAGCCTGTCAAAGGCCGGTTGGCAACGAAGTGCGGCATCCAATTGGAAAGGTATCTTCGATAGACGTAAAGACTCCCACAACATTCCTGGACAGAAAGCACACCTTGACCTCGATTAACCATGCGCGTGTCTTTGCGACAGCCCCCACGGATGCACTGCCGCT TACCGATGGCAAGCTTGTCCACCTTACTGATTCGAATAATCCTATGGTACTGTCCGAAGCGTTTGTATCTGTGATCAAGGGTTTGGAAGCATCACTACAAATATCGTTGAACTTGCCTACGTTACGATCATGCCGTTGGAAAGGAACGGATCTGACGATACACAATGTTTGTGACCAAGCCGGATCGGAACAAAAGAACCAAAGACCAAAGACTGTAGTTTACTACAATCGATTTTCCCAGGAACGCATTATTTGCGGCCGGAGTATTCCGCCAAACACACATTTACAGTTGGATGAGCTGTGCGAGGAGCCGTCTCGCTTGTATGCGGTTTTACCCGATCGCACGGCAAAAGGGCTACCACCGACCACGGTCCGCTTCAACGATCCCCAGCGCCGCAAATCAGCGACGGAGTTTCAGCCGTGTGACGTGCCCTGCTTTCACGCGGGTGAATATAGGCTTGTTTCTCAACGGACCATTGACGGAACCCCTTGGCGTTTTGTCTTTTCCATGGAAGGACCACACTATTTTTCGTCGCTTTTCTTGGATCGCTCCGCATACCAGATTGACCGCTATTACGCCACCACATCTTTCCAATCCGATGTTCCCTTGCCGTATTTCTCGTGGAGCGAGTACAGTATTCAAAAGCCAATGCTAGATTTTGACCAAGCCATTCCGGCGGCTCTTTTTCTGGCCCAAAATTGTGATTCACGTAACGATCGGGAGGGTATTGTGCGGGCTTTGCGGACGTCCTTTCGTGTTGATTCCTTGAGCAGTTGTCTGCACAACGCAGAGCCACCAGCCGGTGTAGATATGGACAACAAAATTCAAATTCAGCGTCACTATCTGTTCTATTTAGCGTTCGAGAACCAAAACGAAGATG ATTACATCACAGAAAAGCTGTGGAGCGCTTTAGAATCAGGCACGCTTCCAATTTACTTCGGAGCACCTAACGTTCTTGAGCACGTTCCGGAAAACTCGGTCATTAACGTAAACGATTTTGACAGTATCGACGCGTTGGCTGCCTACTTGACAAAGGTTTCCAAAGATCGGGCTTTGTACGAATTGCACCATGCGTGGCGATTGCAACCACTACCGGGAGCTTTCCATCGGAAATACGATTTTACGAATGTCCACGGAACGTGCCGAATGTGTCGGTGGGCGGTGGCTAAACGTTACGGCTGGGGCTGGAACCACGCGAATCAAACTATTGTGGACGTCGCCGTCCCCCGAACCATATGCGTCGACGAACGTGGCTTGTTGCAACAGCCGCTACAGGAATCTTGGACTTTGAAAATGAATGATGTGGATACGAAATTGCAGCCGCCAAAAATTCGCTTTCAGCAGGAATCCGCAAAGGTCAAAGACAGCTGCAACGTTGGCAGAGACACAGCAACGATTGTTGTTGGCGAGAAGGAGGATGTATTTGAACGATTAATTGTGGAACAAGATGGAGTGCTAGACATATACCTGAGAATGAGAACAAGTGTTAAGAGCGTAAGGACATCAAGGGAATCCGCTTTGCTGTGGCAGTTTCGGACGCCACTCCAACATGGTAATGCTACCACCTTTGTCTTTCAAACCATTGAAGAGGGTCACATGAGATTGCAAGACAGTACAAATCGCATTACGTTTTTGACGTGGCCGCGCGTGAATGTTGCGTTGGCATCATTTGTTGATGGGGGCGACCATAGAGTGATTGTTCAGGTGCCCATATTACCGTTGCTACGCCTAAGAGTGATTGTGGAGGACGTAGACACCTTTCATCCAGGAGCGGCTGCCCTGGAAAATTATTTTGGCAAAACGATGAAGGCTGATTTTTGGAATCCTGTGGAAACCTTCGTGTAa
- a CDS encoding predicted protein: protein GVVGLRNLGNTCFLNSSLQCLSATIPLTDYFLGYDYRSEINQHNVLGTGGKLATAYAELMKELWLQAAPVSGYTKISARVVKPTRFKSSLESFAPQFLGTSQHDAQELLSFLLDGIHEDLNRIPKKPYIEDRDCDGTHDERDAIEAWKNYLRRDKSLVVDIFQGQLRNTLTCLTCRHVNVRFEPFMYLSLPLNDDSHTLDDCLRLYLAEERLVRENQWYCSVCQTHRDATKKTDLWIVPAILIVHLKRFKFNEYGQLGSKNNACIRYPVGDSWDLSGVVCSRGSEEPLYDLYAVSNHVGDLGGGHYTAYSLNRFDDHWYEFNDTTCRKIDDRTLQGNSSSAYLLFYNR from the coding sequence GGCGTTGTTGGTCTGAGAAATCTTGGGAATACCTGCTTTCTTAACAGTAGTTTGCAGTGTTTGAGTGCTACTATTCCACTCACCGACTACTTTTTGGGTTACGACTACCGATCCGAAATCAACCAGCACAACGTTTTGGGAACGGGGGGTAAACTGGCGACGGCCTACGCGGAACTCATGAAAGAGCTCTGGTTACAGGCGGCCCCCGTTAGCGGCTACACCAAAATATCAGCACGAGTAGTCAAACCGACGCGATTCAAAAGCAGTCTCGAGAGTTTCGCCCCACAGTTTCTCGGTACGTCGCAACACGATGCCCAAGAATTGCTGTCCTTTTTATTGGACGGTATTCACGAGGACTTGAATCGCATTCCTAAGAAGCCATATATTGAAGatcgagattgcgacggcaCTCATGATGAGCGTGATGCGATTGAAGCTTGGAAAAACTACCTGCGCCGCGACAAGTCCCTGGTGGTGGACATTTTTCAAGGTCAACTGCGCAATACCTTGACGTGCTTGACCTGCCGGCACGTCAACGTGCGCTTCGAACCCTTCATGTACCTCTCACTCCCATTGAACGACGACAGCCACACTCTCGATGATTGTCTGCGCCTCTATTTAGCGGAAGAACGATTAGTTAGAGAGAATCAATGGTACTGCAGCGTTTGTCAAACGCACCGGGACGCTACGAAAAAGACCGACTTGTGGATCGTTCCAGCTATTTTGATTGTCCATCTCAAACGCTTTAAGTTCAACGAATACGGTCAGCTAGGCTCGAAAAACAATGCTTGTATTAGGTATCCCGTGGGTGACTCATGGGATTTGTCCGGAGTGGTATGCAGTCGGGGGAGCGAAGAACCCCTCTACGATTTGTACGCAGTTTCAAACCACGTCGGGGATCTGGGTGGGGGACACTATACGGCATATTCACTCAATCGCTTCGACGACCACTGGTACGAATTTAACGATACCACTTGTCGCAAGATCGATGATCGAACGCTCCAAGGCAATTCATCGTCGGCCTATTTATTATTTTACAATCGC
- a CDS encoding predicted protein, which translates to MQSLNLTVKVIRHVSHEAPPAPAVMKVREEPAVPKPKHDHAPNPLHASRHENHQPKSDKLKAPVERVDETADEKHDSDTETGDDPVVKPHEILPLVVEEEREDREKESPMQPVDSAVLDPESTQVLQKHGTGATLLGYVVDMVQERAHPSFRKLPVSIRPDTAKVASLVGEASVQACESVVAQSNDNPEARPSISQNPHCRDEDTVLVVYNSATFSRRYCGKTIKPGQALKLDQDMDDHCRLELPRVFAVDDPPLDGQGMAPIIVQSKATAQQETALEDSELETVPCSIPCQWEKDISGKDLVIAGTTWQLHQTMDDPYFHDDAKIERTDFRSDKYYSTTSLRSSIPLTFYDSSKHSLRNRPALDWANTANAATYVLNSNCQTQGTRRQKWLAAVQAVFRVAAYGSCQHNTDLAPGETVDTLEGRLALSRKNRIHLAFEAASEKDHLTDVSFEALLSGAVPVLLGPSNANQLFPPHSAIFASDFNKWDALAAYVKEVAENRTLWESFHIWRTDETVLRTWESRWAFAETTASTASPQCRTCRWAYAKEFGLGWNHTAQTIQPTHLPRDLCLDPTSKIVMKPFREYWVQRGSQLEDIEVDTGDGCSKPMSSSTIEMDGYKVEREVSEHDGVVDIVVQSVEKESVNEPVTLRLHVDVRNSEGAYFRNPHTLVSTSRGPWISSAAIQDEFSKVTVLTSWETSVHSPQEGILEVSILKENESFPTNNDGVRRIRVILEDVNMLHDKMTEHFPSSYAKVMIQDFVDPLELFYVSS; encoded by the coding sequence ATGCAGAGTTTGAATTTGACCGTCAAAGTGATTCGTCACGTCTCCCACGAAGCGCCTCCAGCTCCGGCAGTAATGAAGGTCCGTGAAGAACCGGCGGTTCCGAAACCAAAGCATGATCACGCACCCAATCCACTGCACGCTTCGCGCCACGAAAATCATCAGCCAAAGTCGGATAAGCTCAAGGCACCGGTGGAACGAGTGGACGAGACGGCTGACGAAAAGCACGACTCGGACACCGAAACAGGAGACGATCCCGTTGTCAAGCCGCACGAAATATTGCCTCTTGTCGTTGAGGAGGAAAGAGAGGACCGTGAAAAGGAATCTCCAATGCAACCGGTAGACTCCGCAGTGCTGGATCCGGAATCTACCCAAGTCTTACAAAAACACGGCACGGGTGCCACGCTCTTGGGCTACGTTGTGGATATGGTCCAAGAACGTGCGCATCCCTCGTTTCGCAAACTCCCCGTTTCTATTCGGCCCGATACTGCCAAAGTCGCGTCACTTGTTGGCGAAGCCTCTGTCCAAGCCTGTGAGAGTGTCGTCGCCCAGAGCAACGACAATCCGGAGGCCCGTCCTAGTATTTCCCAAAATCCCCACTGTCGTGACGAAGACACGGTTTTGGTCGTATACAACTCTGCCACTTTTTCCCGACGCTACTGTGGGAAAACGATTAAGCCGGGACAAGCCCTTAAGCTTGATCAAGACATGGATGACCACTGCCGCCTAGAGCTGCCGCGTGTGTTTGCTGTGGATGACCCTCCACTGGATGGACAGGGCATGGCGCCCATTATCGTGCAATCGAAGGCAACGGCACAGCAAGAGACGGCACTGGAAGACTCAGAACTAGAAACAGTACCGTGCAGCATTCCGTGTCAGTGGGAAAAGGATATATCGGGCAAAGATCTGGTGATTGCTGGCACCACTTGGCAACTCCACCAAACAATGGACGATCCATATttccacgacgacgccaaAATTGAACGTACAGATTTCCGTTCCGACAAATACTACTCGACCACCTCGCTACGCTCTTCTATTCCCCTTACCTTTTATGACAGCTCCAAACACTCCTTACGAAACCGTCCCGCTCTCGATTGGGCCAACACGGCCAACGCCGCCACGTACGTTCTCAATAGCAACTGCCAAACCCAAGGGACCCGTCGCCAAAAGTGGTTGGCCGCTGTCCAAGCAGTCTTCCGCGTGGCAGCCTATGGATCATGTCAACACAATACCGACCTGGCGCCGGGAGAAACGGTGGACACACTGGAGGGTCGTTTGGCGCTTTCCCGAAAAAATCGTATCCACCTTGCCTTTGAAGCTGCGTCGGAAAAGGACCATTTGACAGACGTGTCTTTCGAGGCACTACTCTCGGGGGCCGTCCCGGTACTTTTGGGCCCCTCCAACGCGAATCAACTGTTTCCTCCCCACTCGGCCATTTTTGCTTCAGACTTTAACAAATGGGATGCTTTGGCAGCCTACGTCAAGGAGGTGGCGGAAAATCGCACACTGTGGGAATCCTTTCACATATGGCGAACAGATGAGACCGTACTACGAACTTGGGAATCTCGCTGGGCCTTTGCCGAGACGACAGCCTCTACAGCTAGTCCACAGTGTCGAACCTGTCGGTGGGCATACGCCAAAGAATTCGGTTTAGGTTGGAACCACACCGCGCAGACCATCCAACCAACACATTTGCCACGGGATTTGTGTCTGGATCCAACGTCAAAAATCGTGATGAAACCCTTCCGGGAATATTGGGTACAACGGGGATCCCAATTGGAGGACATTGAGGTTGACACGGGTGACGGTTGTTCGAAACCCatgtcttcttccaccatTGAAATGGATGGGTACAAGGTTGAACGCGAGGTTTCCGAACACGATGGAGTCGTAGACATTGTGGTGCAGAGCGTAGAGAAGGAGTCTGTCAATGAACCTGTGACGCTGCGATTGCACGTAGACGTGCGCAATTCCGAGGGCGCCTACTTCCGCAATCCACATACATTGGTGTCTACAAGTCGTGGTCCTTGGATCAGTAGCGCCGCAATACAGGACGAATTTTCCAAGGTAACCGTATTGACCTCTTGGGAGACAAGCGTTCACAGTCCGCAGGAAGGAATCCTGGAAGTATCGATTTTGAAGGAAAACGAATCTTTCCCTACTAACAACGACGGAGTCCGGCGGATTCGCGTAATACTCGAGGATGTCAACATGCTGCACGACAAGATGACCGAACATTTTCCGTCATCGTACGCGAAAGTAATGATTCAGGACTTTGTCGATCCACTCGAGTTATTTTACGTATCGTCATAG
- a CDS encoding predicted protein, whose amino-acid sequence MQHIYLGPSNITSSIPESLYHLSHLTHLYLNDCQLTGTLSESISSMTSLQGLGLHNNYLNGPIPTTIGILDDLRVLYLDENALTGTIPTSLGKLENLVDLRLRRNHLRGSIPTQLSSLRVLQILYADNNQLTGTIPAGLGNLLLLRELQLYHNRLDGIIPESFSSLVLLAILYLDGNLLSGSIPNLSNSRFLESIYLSDNDLTGNIPPSLGSLQYLKHTLDVSVNLLDGTVPETLTRMTSVTEVRLHSNHLVGSIPFG is encoded by the exons ATGCAGCACATCTACCTCGGACCAAGCAACATTACGTCGAGCATTCCAGAGTCACTCTACCACTTGTCTCATTTGACTCATCTCTACCTCAACGATTGCCAGTTGACGGGCACGCTTTCTGAATCTATCTCAAGTATGACTTCACTACAAGGTTTAGGACTTCACAACAACTATCTCAACGGGCCAATTCCCACCACTATCGGTATTCTCGACGATCTGCGCGTTTTGTATTTGGACGAAAATGCGTTGACGGGAACTATTCCTACTTCGTTAGGCAAGCTGGAAAATCTGGTCGATCTACGCTTACGACGCAACCATCTACGTGGGAGTATCCCAACTCAACTTTCCAGCCTACGGGTCTTGCAAATCTTGTACGCGGACAATAACCAATTGACTGGCACTATCCCGGCCGGTCTCGGCAAtctgttgttgttgcgcgAGTTGCAGCTCTACCACAATCGCTTAGATGGAATCATTCCAGAGTCCTTTAGCTCACTCGTCCTTTTGGCTATCCTCTATCTCGACGGGAACTTGCTTTCTGGTTCCATTCCAAacctttccaattctcgttttttggaaagtatCTACCTCTCTGATAACGACTTGACCGGGAATATACCGCCTTCACTCGGCTCACTCCAATACCTTAAGCAT ACACTGGACGTAAGCGTTAATCTTCTGGACGGTACCGTGCCCGAAACCTTGACGAGAATGACTTCTGTGACCGAGGTCCGTTTACACAGCAACCACTTGGTCGGCTCCATTCCTTTTGGA